In one Thunnus maccoyii chromosome 12, fThuMac1.1, whole genome shotgun sequence genomic region, the following are encoded:
- the LOC121909219 gene encoding purine nucleoside phosphorylase-like isoform X2, giving the protein MFCMSEDSYDQCRATADWLMSNTQVRPTVGIVCGSGLGGLAEMLKDPQIFKYSDIPNFPRSTVHGHAGRLVFGTLKGKPCVCMQGRFHLYEGYPIQKITLPMRVFKLMGVETMILTNAAGGLNQDYKVGDVMIIKDHINMPGFAGLNPLAGPNDDRFGVRFPCMSDAYDRELRQLANDVAAELGYSDFLQEGVYCVLGGPSFETIAECRMLHRLGADAVGMSTVHEVIVARHAGMRCFAMSLISNRAVMDYDSQEKANHQEVLETGRQRSEQLEKLVTTMVARLEHNNNNSF; this is encoded by the exons ATGTTCTGCATGTCTGA GGACAGCTATGATCAGTGCCGCGCTACAGCCGATTGGCTGATGTCCAACACACAAGTGCGGCCGACTGTGGGCATCGTGTGCGGTTCAGGTTTGGGGGGGCTGGCCGAGATGCTCAAGGACCCACAGATCTTCAAATACTCTGACATTCCTAACTTCCCCCGAAGCACAG tgcaTGGTCACGCTGGAAGGCTGGTGTTTGGAACACTAAAAGGGAAGCcgtgtgtttgcatgcaggGCAGGTTCCACCTGTACGAGGGTTACCCCATCCAGAAG ATCACGCTGCCCATGCGTGTCTTCAAGCTGATGGGTGTGGAGACGATGATCCTGACCAACGCAGCCGGAGGCCTCAACCAGGACTACAAAGTGGGAGACGTCATGATCATCAAAGACCACATCAACATGCCGGGCTTTGCTGGACTCAACCCGCTGGCTGGACCCAACGATGACAG GTTTGGTGTTCGTTTCCCCTGCATGTCTGACGCCTACGACCGTGAGTTGCGTCAGCTGGCCAATGATGTAGCGGCAGAGCTGGGCTACAGCGACTTTCTGCAGGAGGGAGTGTACTGCGTCCTGGGCGGTCCCTCTTTTGAAACTATTGCTGAGTGTCGTATGCTGCACAGGCTAGGAGCCGACGCTGTTG GTATGAGCACTGTACATGAGGTGATCGTCGCCCGTCATGCCGGGATGCGTTGCTTCGCCATGTCGCTGATCAGTAACCGGGCAGTGATGGACTACGACAGCCAGGAGAAGGCCAACCACCAAGAAGTCCTGGAGACGGGCAGGCAGAGGTCCGAGCAACTGGAGAAACTGGTGACCACTATGGTGGCTCGACTGGAGCACAACAATAACAACTCATTCTAA
- the LOC121908501 gene encoding zinc finger protein 891-like, with product MACIPFQTQLSSIMEVLVKAAVAEISKLVDDKCAFLHLEISRKQSENEMLQRKLLMMENKHAQLQRGFENYMDRGTDVGNCPHPTGDIKFPEIEDATVSFTIKEESPDEALWISDSAELIGSAVQYPNPANAPESQQLEEDRQLTHPEVVRQKTSEFSDLYNSSHHAGEISGLHLTVKTEKEENRSGFSQDRCQHGAGKQNQLPADFSLDERENQLWSSIIEGNDIDSGFPDFSSVVEEYSNTFPDHSDTHVVSNTGKSANVQQSSSQRPCNGIYNSEYQKDPQSSNFQLRPQVAVSQQDRQKEQNYSQRNASHVAHLRQPDDHPEREIAATDRQVVSHSHNALTQGSYHPHTPHKPLSGAARGYVCSQCGKTFARLHQFKLHQQSHKRKRAFWCTVCGKSFQCSSHLSIHHRTHTGEKPYGCGQCGKRFTQQSSLRVHQRTHSGERPYSCAQCGKTFILMHHLKRHRIIHTYS from the exons ATGGCGTGCATTCCCTTCCAAACCCAATTATCCTCAATAATGGAGGTTTTGGTTAAAGCAGCAGTGGCAGAGATATCAAAACTAGTCGATGACAAATGTGCGTTTTTGCATCTTGAAATATCCCGAAAGCAAAGCGAGAATGAGATGCTGCAGAGGAAATTACTAATGATGGAGAATAAACACGCACAGCTGCAGCGAGGGTTTG AAAACTACATGGACAGAGGAACTGATGTGGGCAACTGTCCACATCCCACAGGAGATATTAAG TTTCCAGAGATTGAAGATGCGACTGTATCGTTCACAATTAAAGAAGAGAGTCCAGACGAGGCGCTGTGGATCAGTGATTCTGCTGAACTAATTG GTTCTGCTGTACAGTACCCTAATCCAGCTAATGCTCCAGAGAGTCAGCAGCTCGAAGAAGACCGTCAGTTAACCCATCCAGAGGTTGTGAGACAGAAGACTTCAGAGTTCAGTGACTTGTACAACTCAAGTCATCATGCAGGAGAGATCAGTGGCCTTCACTTGACTGTcaagacagagaaggaggagaatcGATCAGGATTCAGTCAGGACAGATGCCAGCACGGTGCGGGGAAGCAGAATCAACTTCCTGCAGACTTTTCCCTGGATGAAAGGGAGAATCAGCTCTGGTCATCCATAATTGAAGGTAACGACATTGACTCTGGTTTTCCTGACTTTTCCAGTGTAGTAGAGGAGTATTCCAACACATTCCCGGACCACTCGGATACCCACGTCGTTTCTAACACTGGCAAGTCAGCTAATGTCCAGCAGTCGTCCTCTCAGAGGCCGTGTAATGGGATATACAACAGTGAGTATCAGAAGGATCCGCAGTCGTCCAATTTTCAGCTCAGACCTCAGGTTGCCGTTTCACagcaagacagacagaaggaacAAAATTACTCGCAGAGAAACGCCTCACATGTTGCACATTTAAGGCAGCCAGATGATCACCCCGAGAGGGAGATTGCGGCCACGGATAGACAGGTGGTATCGCACTCGCACAACGCTCTCACACAGGGCAGCTACCACCCTCACACCCCCCACAAACCTCTCTCCGGCGCGGCGCGGGGCTATGTTTGCTCGCAGTGCGGAAAGACGTTCGCCCGCCTCCACCAATTCAAGCTGCACCAGCAGAGCCACAAGAGAAAGAGGGCGTTCTGGTGCACGGTGTGTGGGAAGAGTTTCCAGTGTTCTTCCCATCTCAGCATACACCACCGGACCCACACGGGCGAGAAGCCGTACGGTTGCGGACAGTGCGGGAAGAGGTTCACGCAGCAGAGCAGCCTGAGGGTCCACCAGCGCACACACAGCGGGGAACGACCCTACAGCTGCGCCCAGTGCGGGAAAACCTTCATCCTGATGCACCATTTGAAACGGCACAGAATCATCCACACGTACAGCTGA
- the LOC121909219 gene encoding purine nucleoside phosphorylase-like isoform X1, translated as MFCMSEFMSGDSYDQCRATADWLMSNTQVRPTVGIVCGSGLGGLAEMLKDPQIFKYSDIPNFPRSTVHGHAGRLVFGTLKGKPCVCMQGRFHLYEGYPIQKITLPMRVFKLMGVETMILTNAAGGLNQDYKVGDVMIIKDHINMPGFAGLNPLAGPNDDRFGVRFPCMSDAYDRELRQLANDVAAELGYSDFLQEGVYCVLGGPSFETIAECRMLHRLGADAVGMSTVHEVIVARHAGMRCFAMSLISNRAVMDYDSQEKANHQEVLETGRQRSEQLEKLVTTMVARLEHNNNNSF; from the exons ATGTTCTGCATGTCTGAGTTCATGTCTGG GGACAGCTATGATCAGTGCCGCGCTACAGCCGATTGGCTGATGTCCAACACACAAGTGCGGCCGACTGTGGGCATCGTGTGCGGTTCAGGTTTGGGGGGGCTGGCCGAGATGCTCAAGGACCCACAGATCTTCAAATACTCTGACATTCCTAACTTCCCCCGAAGCACAG tgcaTGGTCACGCTGGAAGGCTGGTGTTTGGAACACTAAAAGGGAAGCcgtgtgtttgcatgcaggGCAGGTTCCACCTGTACGAGGGTTACCCCATCCAGAAG ATCACGCTGCCCATGCGTGTCTTCAAGCTGATGGGTGTGGAGACGATGATCCTGACCAACGCAGCCGGAGGCCTCAACCAGGACTACAAAGTGGGAGACGTCATGATCATCAAAGACCACATCAACATGCCGGGCTTTGCTGGACTCAACCCGCTGGCTGGACCCAACGATGACAG GTTTGGTGTTCGTTTCCCCTGCATGTCTGACGCCTACGACCGTGAGTTGCGTCAGCTGGCCAATGATGTAGCGGCAGAGCTGGGCTACAGCGACTTTCTGCAGGAGGGAGTGTACTGCGTCCTGGGCGGTCCCTCTTTTGAAACTATTGCTGAGTGTCGTATGCTGCACAGGCTAGGAGCCGACGCTGTTG GTATGAGCACTGTACATGAGGTGATCGTCGCCCGTCATGCCGGGATGCGTTGCTTCGCCATGTCGCTGATCAGTAACCGGGCAGTGATGGACTACGACAGCCAGGAGAAGGCCAACCACCAAGAAGTCCTGGAGACGGGCAGGCAGAGGTCCGAGCAACTGGAGAAACTGGTGACCACTATGGTGGCTCGACTGGAGCACAACAATAACAACTCATTCTAA